The Styela clava chromosome 13, kaStyClav1.hap1.2, whole genome shotgun sequence genome has a window encoding:
- the LOC144431318 gene encoding microfibril-associated glycoprotein 4-like: MIRNTATFLVIIFIVPFAICQWKNAALGDDSSHITFTALKDQITLMLHLVVDLEKVIIESKERNNATNQLEISIIHSNGDVFNDCNEIFNKGYTQSGVYMIQIFHGFYQMPIFCDMQLPGVFSGKRGWMTIQTRMNGEVNFDRSWNDYLHGFGFPDREHWIGLRNILRITKQKRVGKFGIRNLAFRIDVEDWDGVTGFMEHSDFSMLSEEFDFEISDLGQFSGTRGLGSHLGFNAHKPFSTYDHNNDRRRNEACVKSQRGGWWYGFCSHTNLNGVYSARREKMTEEKIFIRNWGNVNPRNTAFRYVSIKLQ; the protein is encoded by the exons ATGATTAGAAATACAGCAACGTTTTTGGTGATTATATTTATAGTTCCGTTCGCTATATGCCAATGGAAAAACGCCGCCCTGGGAGACGATTCCTCCCACATTACATTCACCGCTTTAAAAGATCAAATAACATTAATGCTTCATCTTGTGGTGGAtcttgaaaaagttattatagAGTCTAAAGAGAGAAATAACGCAACGAATCAGCTTGAAATATCAATAATTCATTCGAATGGAGATGTATTTAACG ATTGCAACGAAATATTCAACAAGGGATACACGCAATCCGGTGTATATATGATTCAGATTTTTCATGGCTTTTATCAAATGCCTATATTTTGTGACATGCAGCTACCTGGAGTATTTTCGGGAAAAAGAGGCTGGATGACAATTCAAACAAGAATGAACGGAGAAGTCAATTTTGATCGTAGCTGGAATGACTATTTACATGGTTTTGGGTTTCCAGATAGAGAGCATTGGATAGGTCTCCGAAATATTTTGAGAATTACGAAACAAAAGAGAGTCGGGAAATTTGGTATCAGAAATTTAGCCTTCCGCATTGATGTGGAAGACTGGGACGGTGTTACTGGATTCATGGAGCATAGTGATTTCAGCATGTTATCAGAAGAGTTCGAttttgaaatatcagatcttGGACAATTCAGCGGAACCCGTGGCCTCGGTAGTCACCTAGGCTTCAACGCTCATAAGCCATTCAGTACGTACGATCATAATAATgatcgcaggcgaaatgaagcATGCGTCAAATCCCAGAGAGGTGGATGGTGGTATGGTTTTTGTAGCCATACAAATCTTAACGGAGTTTACTCTGCGCGCAGAGAAAAAATGacagaagaaaaaatatttatccgaAATTGGGGAAATGTCAATCCCAGAAATACCGCATTTCGATATGTTTCCATAAAGCTTCAATGA